From the Streptococcus oralis ATCC 35037 genome, one window contains:
- a CDS encoding ABC transporter permease, giving the protein MVKLWRRYKPFINAGVQELITYRVNFILYRIGDVMGAFVAFYLWKAVFDSSQESLIQGFSMADITLYIIMSFVTNLLTRSDSSFMIGDEVKDGSIIMRLLRPVHFAASYLFTELGSKWLIFISVGLPFLSVIVLMKILSGQGIVEVLGLTILYLFSLMLAYLINFFFNICFGFSAFVFKNLWGSNLLKTSIVAFMSGSLIPLAFFPKLVSDILSFLPFSSLIYTPVMIIVGKYDASQILQAILLQFFWLLVMVGLSQLIWKRVQSFITIQGG; this is encoded by the coding sequence ATGGTCAAATTGTGGAGACGTTATAAACCCTTTATCAATGCAGGTGTTCAGGAGTTGATCACCTATCGAGTCAACTTTATTCTCTATCGGATTGGCGATGTCATGGGGGCTTTTGTCGCTTTTTATCTCTGGAAGGCTGTCTTTGATTCTTCGCAAGAGTCTTTGATTCAGGGTTTTAGTATGGCAGATATCACCCTCTACATCATTATGAGTTTTGTGACTAATCTTTTGACCAGGTCAGATAGCTCCTTTATGATTGGTGATGAGGTCAAGGACGGATCCATTATCATGCGCTTGCTGCGACCAGTGCATTTTGCGGCTTCTTACCTCTTTACGGAGCTTGGGTCCAAGTGGTTGATTTTTATCTCTGTTGGCCTGCCATTTTTAAGTGTCATTGTGTTGATGAAAATCTTATCTGGGCAAGGTATTGTAGAAGTGTTGGGATTAACTATCCTTTATCTCTTTAGCTTGATGCTGGCCTACCTGATTAACTTTTTCTTTAATATCTGCTTTGGGTTTTCAGCCTTTGTGTTTAAAAATCTTTGGGGTTCCAATCTACTCAAGACTTCCATAGTGGCCTTTATGTCTGGAAGTCTGATTCCCTTGGCTTTCTTTCCAAAGCTTGTTTCAGATATTCTCTCCTTCTTGCCTTTCTCATCCTTGATCTACACTCCGGTCATGATCATTGTTGGGAAATACGATGCTAGTCAGATTCTTCAGGCCATCTTGCTACAGTTTTTCTGGCTCTTAGTGATGGTGGGCTTGTCTCAGTTGATTTGGAAACGAGTCCAGTCATTTATCACTATTCAAGGAGGTTAG
- the vex2 gene encoding ABC transporter ATP-binding subunit Vex2, producing the protein MTLLQLQDVTYRYKNTAEAVLYQIKYNFEPGKFYSIIGESGAGKSTLLSLLAGLDSPVEGSILFQGEDIRNKGYSYHRMHHISLVFQNYNLIDYLSPLENIRLVNKKASKDTLLELGLDESQIKRNVLQLSGGQQQRVAIARSLVSEAPVILADEPTGNLDPKTAGDIIELLKSLAEKTGKCVIVVTHSKEVAQASDITLELKDKKLTETRNTTK; encoded by the coding sequence ATGACTTTATTACAATTGCAAGATGTTACCTACCGTTATAAGAACACTGCTGAAGCAGTTTTATATCAGATCAAGTATAATTTTGAACCCGGAAAATTTTATAGTATCATTGGTGAGTCAGGAGCAGGAAAATCCACTCTCTTGTCCCTACTGGCTGGTCTAGATAGTCCTGTTGAAGGTTCTATCCTTTTCCAAGGAGAGGACATTCGGAACAAGGGGTATTCATACCATCGCATGCACCATATTTCCTTGGTCTTTCAAAATTATAACTTGATAGATTATCTTTCTCCGCTGGAAAATATCCGCTTGGTCAACAAAAAAGCCAGCAAGGATACTCTTCTTGAACTTGGTTTGGATGAAAGTCAGATCAAGCGGAACGTTCTCCAGTTATCAGGTGGTCAACAGCAACGTGTTGCTATTGCTCGCAGTTTGGTATCAGAAGCTCCAGTTATTCTAGCTGATGAGCCAACAGGAAATCTGGACCCTAAAACTGCTGGAGATATTATCGAACTGCTCAAATCACTTGCCGAGAAAACAGGTAAATGTGTCATCGTCGTTACGCACAGTAAAGAAGTGGCGCAAGCGTCAGATATTACACTTGAGTTGAAGGACAAGAAACTGACTGAAACTCGCAATACTACTAAATAA
- a CDS encoding class II fructose-bisphosphate aldolase yields the protein MAIVSAEKFVQAARDNGYAVGGFNTNNLEWTQAILRAAEAKKAPVLIQTSMGAAKYMGGYKVARNLIANLVESMGITVPVAIHLDHGHYEDALECIEVGYTSIMFDGSHLPVEENLKLAKDVVEKAHAKGISVEAEVGTIGGEEDGIIGKGELAPIEDAKAMVATGIDFLAAGIGNIHGPYPANWEGLDLDHLKKLTEALPGFPIVLHGGSGIPDEQIQAAIKLGVAKVNVNTECQIAFANATRKFARDYEANEAEYDKKKLFDPRKFLADGVKAIQASVEERIDVFGSEGKA from the coding sequence ATGGCAATCGTTTCAGCAGAAAAATTTGTCCAAGCAGCTCGTGACAACGGTTATGCAGTTGGTGGATTTAACACAAACAACCTTGAGTGGACTCAAGCTATCTTGCGTGCAGCAGAAGCTAAAAAAGCTCCAGTTTTGATCCAAACTTCAATGGGTGCTGCTAAATACATGGGTGGTTACAAAGTTGCTCGCAACTTGATCGCTAACCTTGTTGAGTCAATGGGTATTACTGTACCAGTAGCTATCCACCTTGACCACGGTCACTACGAAGATGCACTTGAGTGTATCGAAGTTGGTTACACTTCAATCATGTTTGACGGTTCACACCTTCCAGTTGAAGAAAACCTTAAATTGGCTAAAGACGTTGTTGAAAAAGCACACGCTAAAGGTATCTCAGTAGAAGCTGAAGTTGGTACTATTGGTGGTGAAGAAGACGGTATCATCGGTAAAGGTGAATTGGCTCCAATCGAAGACGCTAAAGCAATGGTTGCAACTGGTATTGACTTCTTGGCAGCTGGTATCGGTAACATCCACGGTCCATACCCAGCAAACTGGGAAGGTCTTGACCTTGACCACTTGAAGAAATTGACTGAAGCTCTTCCAGGCTTCCCAATCGTATTGCACGGTGGATCAGGTATTCCTGATGAGCAAATCCAAGCAGCTATCAAACTTGGTGTTGCGAAGGTTAACGTTAACACTGAATGCCAAATCGCATTCGCTAACGCAACTCGTAAATTTGCTCGTGACTACGAAGCAAACGAAGCTGAATACGACAAGAAGAAACTCTTCGACCCACGTAAATTCTTGGCTGACGGTGTAAAAGCTATCCAAGCATCAGTTGAAGAACGTATCGACGTATTCGGTTCAGAAGGTAAAGCATAA
- a CDS encoding ABC transporter ATP-binding protein → MAMIEVEHLQKNFVKTVKEPGLKGALRSFIYPEKQTFEAVKDLTFEVPKGQILGFIGANGAGKSTTIKMLTGILKPTSGFCRINGKIPQDNRQDYVKDIGVVFGQRTQLWWDLALQETYTVLKEIYDVPDSLFHKRMDFLNEVLDLKDFIKDPVRTLSLGQRMRADIAASLLHNPKVLFLDEPTIGLDVSVKDNIRRAITQINQEEATTILLTTHDLSDIEQLCDRIFMIDKGQEIFDGTVSQLKETFGKMKTLSFELTPGQSHLVSHYEGLPDMTIDRQGNSLNIEFDSSRYQSAEIIKQTLSDFEIRDLKMLDTDIEDIIRRFYRKEL, encoded by the coding sequence ATGGCAATGATAGAAGTGGAACATCTTCAGAAAAATTTTGTGAAGACAGTAAAGGAACCGGGGTTAAAGGGGGCTTTGCGCTCCTTTATTTATCCTGAAAAGCAGACCTTTGAAGCGGTTAAAGATTTGACCTTTGAAGTTCCAAAAGGCCAAATTTTAGGCTTTATCGGAGCAAATGGTGCTGGGAAGTCGACAACCATCAAAATGCTGACAGGAATTTTGAAACCGACATCTGGTTTTTGTCGGATTAATGGCAAGATTCCGCAGGACAATCGTCAAGATTATGTCAAGGATATTGGAGTTGTTTTTGGACAACGCACCCAGCTATGGTGGGATTTGGCTCTGCAAGAGACTTACACGGTCTTGAAAGAGATTTACGATGTGCCAGACTCGCTCTTTCATAAACGCATGGATTTTTTAAATGAAGTCTTGGATTTGAAGGACTTTATCAAGGACCCCGTGCGGACTCTTTCACTAGGTCAACGGATGCGGGCGGATATTGCGGCTTCCTTGCTTCACAATCCTAAAGTTCTCTTTTTAGATGAGCCGACCATTGGTTTGGACGTTTCGGTCAAGGATAACATTCGTCGGGCCATTACTCAGATCAATCAAGAGGAAGCAACAACCATTCTCTTGACCACTCATGACCTGAGCGACATTGAGCAGCTTTGTGATCGAATTTTTATGATTGATAAGGGGCAAGAGATTTTTGATGGAACGGTTAGCCAGCTCAAGGAGACCTTTGGCAAGATGAAGACTCTTTCCTTTGAGCTGACGCCAGGTCAAAGTCATCTCGTCTCTCATTATGAAGGCTTGCCTGATATGACCATTGATAGACAAGGAAACAGTCTCAATATTGAATTCGATAGTTCCCGCTACCAGTCGGCTGAGATTATCAAGCAAACCCTGTCTGATTTTGAAATTCGCGATTTGAAGATGCTGGATACGGATATTGAGGATATTATCCGTCGCTTCTATCGAAAGGAGCTCTAA
- the vncS gene encoding sensor histidine kinase VncS, which translates to MKRTGLFTKIFIYTFSIFSVLVICLHLAIYFLFPSTYLSHRQETIGQKATAIAQSLEGKDRQSIEQVLDLYSQTSDIKGAVKGEMTEDKLEVKDNLPLDTNRQTTSLFIEEREVTTQDGSTMTLQFLASMDLQKEAEQISLQFLPYTLLASFLISLLVAYIYARTIVAPILEIKRVTRRMMDLDAQVRLRVDSKDEIGDLKEQINSLYQHLLTVIADLHDKNEAILQLEKMKVEFLRGASHELKTPLASLKILIENMKENIGRYKDRDHYLGVALGIVDDLSHHVLQILSLSSVQELREEKENIDLLQMTQTLVKDYTLLAKERKVQIDISLSHQQAYINPSVMKLILSNLISNAIKHSTSGGLVRIGDREGELFIENSCSPEEQEKLAQSFSGNASRKAKGSGMGLFVVKSLLEHEKLPYHFEMQDDRLTFFMSYPKVDQD; encoded by the coding sequence ATGAAACGAACAGGTCTATTTACTAAAATATTTATCTATACCTTCTCGATTTTTAGTGTTCTGGTTATTTGTCTTCATTTAGCCATTTATTTTCTCTTTCCATCAACTTATCTAAGTCATCGTCAGGAAACCATTGGCCAGAAAGCGACAGCCATTGCCCAGTCCCTAGAAGGGAAAGATAGGCAGAGTATCGAGCAAGTGTTGGACTTGTATTCCCAGACTAGTGATATCAAGGGGGCTGTTAAGGGAGAGATGACCGAGGACAAGTTGGAGGTCAAGGACAATCTTCCTCTGGACACGAATCGCCAGACCACCTCTCTCTTTATCGAGGAGCGTGAGGTGACAACCCAAGATGGTAGCACTATGACACTTCAATTTCTAGCTTCGATGGACCTGCAAAAGGAAGCGGAGCAGATTAGTCTCCAGTTTCTCCCCTATACCTTACTGGCATCCTTTCTGATTTCCCTCTTGGTGGCCTACATCTATGCTCGGACCATTGTTGCGCCGATCTTGGAAATCAAGCGGGTGACCCGTCGGATGATGGACCTGGATGCTCAAGTGCGGTTGCGCGTGGACTCTAAGGATGAGATCGGTGATCTTAAGGAACAAATCAATAGCCTTTACCAGCATCTTTTGACTGTCATTGCGGACTTGCATGACAAGAATGAAGCCATTCTCCAGTTAGAAAAAATGAAGGTTGAATTCCTACGAGGGGCCTCTCATGAATTGAAAACACCTCTGGCTAGTCTCAAAATCCTAATCGAAAATATGAAAGAAAATATCGGTCGTTATAAAGATAGAGACCACTATCTGGGAGTTGCCTTGGGGATTGTGGATGACCTCAGTCACCACGTTCTTCAGATACTTTCTCTTTCTTCGGTCCAGGAATTGCGAGAGGAGAAGGAAAACATCGACCTACTCCAAATGACGCAAACTCTGGTTAAGGATTATACTTTACTAGCCAAGGAAAGAAAAGTTCAGATAGACATTAGCTTGTCCCATCAGCAGGCTTACATAAACCCATCTGTCATGAAGTTGATTCTATCGAATCTCATCAGCAATGCTATCAAGCACTCCACTTCAGGTGGCCTGGTCCGCATTGGCGATAGAGAAGGAGAACTCTTTATCGAGAATAGCTGTAGTCCTGAAGAACAAGAAAAATTGGCTCAGTCTTTTTCTGGCAATGCTAGTCGCAAGGCCAAGGGTTCAGGAATGGGGCTCTTTGTGGTCAAAAGTTTATTAGAACACGAGAAATTACCTTATCATTTTGAGATGCAAGATGATCGTTTGACCTTCTTCATGTCTTATCCTAAAGTCGATCAAGACTAA
- the vex3 gene encoding ABC transporter permease subunit Vex3: MLHNAFAYVTRKFFKSIVIFLIILLMASLSLVGLSIKGATAKASQETFKNITNSFSMQINRRVNQGTPRGSGNIKGEDIKKITENKAIESYVKRINAIGDLTGYDLIETPETKKNLTADRAKRFGSSLMITGVNDSSKEDKFVSGSYKLVEGEHLTNDDKDKILLHKDLAAKHGWKVGDKVKLDSNVYDADNEKGAKETVEVTIKGLFDGHNKSAVTYSQELYENTAITDIHTAAKLYGYTEDTAIYGDATFFVTADKNLDDVMKELNGISGINWKSYTLVKSSSNYPALEQSISGMYKMANLLFWGSLSFSVLLLALLLSLWINARRKEVGILLSIGLKQASILGQFITESILIAIPALVSAYFLANYTARAIGNTVLANVTSGVAKQASKAAQASNLGGGAEVDGFSKTLSSLDISIQTSDFIIVFVLALVLVVLVMALASSNLLRKQPKELLLDSE, from the coding sequence ATGTTACACAACGCATTTGCCTATGTTACAAGGAAGTTTTTCAAATCGATTGTTATCTTCCTGATTATTCTCCTCATGGCGAGCTTGAGTTTGGTCGGTTTGTCGATCAAGGGAGCTACAGCCAAGGCTTCTCAGGAGACCTTTAAAAATATCACCAATAGCTTCTCCATGCAAATCAATCGACGCGTCAATCAAGGAACGCCTCGAGGTTCTGGGAATATCAAGGGTGAGGACATCAAAAAAATCACCGAAAACAAGGCCATCGAGTCTTATGTTAAACGTATCAATGCTATCGGAGATTTGACTGGATATGACCTTATCGAAACGCCAGAAACCAAGAAAAATCTCACCGCAGACCGTGCCAAACGGTTTGGAAGTAGTTTGATGATTACAGGTGTCAATGACTCCTCAAAAGAAGATAAGTTTGTCTCTGGCTCATATAAGCTGGTTGAAGGTGAGCACCTAACCAACGACGACAAGGACAAAATCCTCTTGCACAAGGACTTGGCAGCCAAACACGGCTGGAAAGTAGGGGACAAGGTTAAACTGGATTCCAATGTCTACGATGCAGACAATGAAAAAGGTGCCAAGGAAACAGTCGAAGTGACAATTAAGGGACTCTTTGATGGTCACAATAAGTCAGCAGTAACCTACTCACAAGAACTCTACGAAAACACAGCTATCACAGACATTCACACTGCTGCAAAACTTTATGGATACACAGAAGACACAGCTATTTATGGGGACGCAACCTTCTTTGTAACAGCAGACAAGAACTTGGATGACGTCATGAAAGAGTTGAATGGTATCAGTGGTATTAACTGGAAGAGCTACACACTTGTGAAGAGCTCCTCTAACTACCCAGCTCTAGAGCAATCCATCTCTGGTATGTACAAGATGGCCAACCTCCTCTTCTGGGGTAGCTTGAGCTTCTCAGTTCTTCTCCTTGCACTCTTGCTCAGTCTTTGGATCAATGCTCGTCGCAAGGAAGTGGGAATTCTCCTCTCTATCGGTCTCAAGCAGGCAAGTATCTTGGGGCAATTCATCACCGAATCGATTTTGATTGCCATTCCTGCTCTTGTTTCGGCTTACTTCCTAGCCAACTACACAGCCCGTGCCATCGGAAATACTGTTCTTGCCAATGTCACTTCAGGTGTTGCCAAGCAAGCCAGCAAGGCTGCTCAAGCCTCTAATCTTGGTGGTGGTGCAGAAGTAGATGGCTTTAGCAAGACCTTGTCGAGCCTAGACATTTCCATTCAGACATCAGACTTCATCATCGTCTTTGTCCTTGCTCTGGTTCTAGTGGTTCTCGTTATGGCGCTTGCCTCAAGCAATCTCCTTAGAAAACAACCAAAAGAGCTCTTGCTCGATAGTGAATAA
- a CDS encoding ABC transporter permease yields MKKYQRMHLIFIRQYIKQIMEYKVDFVVGVLGVFLTQGLNLLFLNVIFQHIPSLEGWTFQEIAFIYGFSLIPKGLDHLFFDNLWALGQRLVRKGEFDKYLTRPINPLFHILVETFQIDALGELLVGGILLGTTVSSIAWTLPKFLLFLVCIPFATLIYTSLKIATASIAFWTKQSGAMIYIFYMFNDFAKYPISIYNSLLRWLISFIVPFAFTAYYPASYFLQDKDGLFNIGGLMLISLVFFVISLKLWDKGLDAYESAGS; encoded by the coding sequence ATGAAAAAATATCAACGCATGCATCTGATTTTTATCAGACAATACATCAAGCAAATCATGGAGTACAAGGTTGATTTTGTGGTTGGTGTCCTTGGAGTTTTTCTGACTCAAGGCCTGAACCTCTTGTTTCTCAATGTCATCTTTCAACACATTCCATCCTTAGAAGGCTGGACCTTCCAAGAGATTGCCTTTATCTATGGATTTTCCTTAATTCCCAAGGGACTGGACCATCTCTTTTTTGATAATCTTTGGGCACTGGGACAACGCTTAGTCCGAAAGGGAGAGTTTGACAAGTATCTAACTCGTCCTATCAATCCTCTTTTTCACATTCTGGTTGAGACCTTTCAGATTGATGCCTTGGGTGAACTATTGGTCGGTGGCATTTTACTAGGGACAACAGTATCAAGTATTGCTTGGACTCTTCCCAAATTCTTGCTTTTCCTAGTCTGCATTCCTTTTGCGACCTTGATTTATACTTCCTTGAAAATCGCGACTGCCAGTATCGCCTTTTGGACCAAGCAGTCAGGCGCCATGATTTACATTTTCTATATGTTTAATGATTTTGCCAAGTATCCGATTTCTATTTACAATTCGCTTCTTCGTTGGTTGATTAGCTTTATCGTGCCTTTCGCCTTTACGGCCTACTATCCTGCCAGCTATTTCTTGCAGGACAAAGACGGGCTCTTTAACATCGGTGGTTTGATGTTGATTTCCCTTGTCTTCTTTGTCATTTCTTTGAAACTATGGGACAAGGGCTTAGATGCCTACGAAAGTGCGGGTTCTTAA
- a CDS encoding alpha/beta hydrolase gives MKILKKWCFGFISLLLLFLLATFIFHRICLEKEEASLTPIGQQVLVNGHQINVYVEGDGPETIVVLSGAGIASPILDFKEVSESLSKRYKVVIVERVGYGYSDDSNHSRDVMEVLSETRQALSQANITGPFIILSHSMASLESLAWQEKYPDEVKALIGLDWALPSSYENLKDNQALLTVAYWSSKIGLLRYFPESFYIKNQTLTESERKQYKLLAYKQLMSQAMLHESQTVKENAKKVPSNINPKIPTLLLVSNGKGTGFSQFEWQRYAERFASDQSNVQVVYMDAPHDLYHYQSHEIVSQIEDFLKSN, from the coding sequence ATGAAAATACTGAAAAAATGGTGTTTTGGCTTCATTAGTTTGCTTCTTTTGTTTTTACTCGCTACATTCATCTTTCACCGTATCTGTTTGGAAAAGGAAGAAGCCTCACTGACACCTATTGGGCAACAAGTTCTCGTCAATGGACATCAAATAAATGTTTATGTTGAGGGGGATGGTCCTGAGACTATAGTAGTTCTCTCAGGTGCTGGTATTGCTTCTCCTATATTGGATTTTAAAGAAGTATCGGAATCCTTATCGAAACGGTATAAGGTAGTTATCGTGGAGCGGGTGGGATATGGTTATAGTGATGATAGCAATCATTCAAGAGATGTGATGGAGGTTTTGTCTGAGACTCGCCAAGCACTTTCGCAAGCAAATATCACAGGGCCGTTTATCATTCTATCTCATTCCATGGCTAGTCTAGAGAGTTTGGCTTGGCAAGAGAAGTATCCTGATGAAGTGAAAGCCTTGATTGGTCTGGATTGGGCACTGCCGTCAAGTTATGAGAATTTAAAGGATAATCAGGCCTTGCTCACTGTGGCATATTGGAGCAGTAAGATTGGGTTATTACGTTATTTCCCTGAATCCTTTTATATAAAAAATCAAACTCTGACCGAGAGTGAACGAAAACAATATAAACTTCTAGCTTATAAGCAGTTGATGTCACAAGCTATGCTTCATGAATCCCAAACGGTAAAGGAAAATGCCAAGAAAGTTCCCTCAAACATTAATCCGAAAATTCCCACCTTACTACTGGTGTCTAACGGAAAAGGCACTGGTTTTAGCCAATTTGAGTGGCAACGTTATGCAGAGAGATTTGCAAGCGACCAGTCTAATGTTCAAGTCGTCTATATGGATGCGCCACACGATCTCTATCATTATCAAAGTCATGAAATAGTTTCGCAGATTGAAGATTTTTTAAAGAGTAATTGA
- the vncR gene encoding response regulator transcription factor VncR, giving the protein MKILIVEDEEMIREGISDYLTDCGYETIQAADGEEALEQFSSYEVALVLLDIQMPKLNGLEVLAEIRKTSQVPVLMLTAFQDEEYKMSAFASLADGYLEKPFSLSLLKVRVDAIFKRYYDTGRIFSYKNTKVDFESYSASLAGEEVAINAKELEILDYLVKNEGRALTRSQIIDAVWKVTDEVPFDRVIDVYIKELRKKLDLDCILTVRNVGYKLERK; this is encoded by the coding sequence ATGAAAATTTTAATTGTAGAAGATGAAGAGATGATCCGTGAGGGGATCAGTGACTATTTGACGGATTGTGGTTATGAGACCATTCAGGCTGCGGACGGTGAGGAAGCTCTAGAACAATTTTCCAGCTATGAAGTAGCACTAGTTTTACTGGATATCCAGATGCCCAAGCTCAATGGTTTAGAAGTCCTAGCTGAGATTCGTAAAACCAGTCAGGTTCCTGTCTTGATGTTGACTGCCTTTCAGGATGAAGAATACAAGATGAGTGCCTTTGCTTCTCTGGCAGATGGCTATCTGGAAAAGCCCTTCTCACTCTCCCTTTTAAAAGTGAGAGTAGATGCGATTTTCAAGCGCTACTACGATACGGGACGAATCTTCTCCTATAAGAATACCAAGGTGGACTTTGAGAGCTACAGTGCAAGCCTAGCAGGCGAGGAAGTGGCTATCAATGCTAAAGAGTTAGAAATTTTGGACTATCTGGTGAAAAATGAAGGACGGGCCTTGACTCGATCTCAGATAATCGATGCTGTCTGGAAGGTGACAGATGAGGTGCCTTTTGACCGTGTTATTGATGTTTACATCAAGGAACTGCGGAAAAAGCTAGACTTGGATTGTATCCTCACTGTGCGTAATGTTGGTTATAAATTGGAGCGAAAATGA